From a region of the Rhodoflexus caldus genome:
- a CDS encoding CTP synthase, which yields MAAKYVFVTGGVTSSLGKGIIAASLAKLLQARGLSVTIQKFDPYINIDPGTLNPYEHGECYVTEDGAETDLDLGHYERFLDVPTSQANNITTGRIYNNVITKEREGAYLGKTVQVVPHITDEIKRNIYLLGETGKYDVVITEIGGCVGDIESLPFIEAVRQARWELGADNSIVIHLTLIPYLKAAGELKTKPTQHSVKMLLQSGVQPDILACRSEYPIPLDIRKKLALFCNVSLDAVIEALDAETIYDVPLLMRKERLDEIVLEKLRLPKEGKPDIEAWKNFLGKLKNPTSEVNIGLVGKYVELKDSYKSISEAFIHAGAVNECKVNLHWIKAESLVNKEEAAAVLGSLNGILVAPGFGERGIEGKINAVEFARVHNIPFFGICLGMQCAVVEFARNVLHLEEAASTEMNPNTPHPVISLMEDQKNITQMGGTMRLGAYPCELKKGSIAHSIYGELKIKERHRHRYEFNNAYLEMFQKAGMIPSGINPESQLVEIVELKNHRYFIGVQFHPELKSTVARPHPLFVRFVKEAIQHVTDGHHS from the coding sequence ATGGCTGCAAAGTACGTATTTGTAACGGGGGGCGTAACTTCCTCGCTGGGTAAAGGAATTATCGCCGCCTCATTAGCCAAACTCTTACAGGCAAGAGGGCTTTCCGTTACCATCCAAAAGTTTGACCCGTATATCAACATTGACCCGGGAACGCTCAACCCCTATGAGCACGGCGAATGTTACGTAACCGAAGACGGCGCAGAAACTGACCTTGATTTGGGTCATTATGAGCGCTTTTTGGACGTGCCGACTTCGCAGGCAAACAACATCACCACGGGCAGAATTTACAACAACGTTATCACCAAAGAGCGCGAAGGTGCTTATTTGGGTAAAACCGTACAGGTTGTTCCACACATTACCGACGAAATTAAGCGCAACATCTACCTGCTCGGCGAAACGGGCAAGTACGATGTGGTCATTACCGAAATCGGCGGCTGTGTGGGCGATATTGAATCGCTGCCTTTTATTGAAGCCGTGCGTCAGGCACGTTGGGAACTCGGCGCAGATAACTCAATCGTTATCCACCTCACCCTGATTCCGTACCTGAAAGCCGCGGGCGAACTGAAAACCAAACCGACGCAGCACTCAGTCAAAATGTTGCTGCAATCCGGCGTGCAGCCCGATATTCTGGCCTGCCGTTCCGAATACCCCATTCCGCTGGATATCCGCAAAAAACTGGCGCTGTTCTGCAACGTAAGCCTTGACGCGGTCATTGAAGCACTTGATGCGGAAACCATTTATGACGTGCCGCTGCTGATGCGCAAAGAACGTTTAGACGAAATCGTACTGGAAAAATTGCGCCTGCCCAAAGAAGGTAAACCCGACATAGAAGCATGGAAAAATTTCTTGGGCAAACTCAAAAACCCGACCAGCGAAGTAAACATCGGGTTGGTGGGCAAATACGTAGAGCTGAAAGACTCCTACAAGTCCATTTCAGAGGCCTTCATCCATGCCGGAGCCGTCAATGAATGTAAAGTCAATCTACACTGGATTAAAGCCGAGAGCCTTGTAAACAAGGAAGAAGCCGCCGCCGTTTTGGGCAGCCTGAACGGTATTTTGGTTGCTCCCGGTTTCGGCGAGCGCGGCATTGAAGGCAAAATCAACGCCGTGGAATTTGCCCGCGTGCATAACATTCCGTTCTTCGGCATCTGTTTGGGGATGCAGTGCGCCGTTGTGGAATTTGCCCGCAACGTGTTGCATTTGGAAGAAGCAGCTTCTACGGAAATGAACCCCAACACGCCGCATCCGGTAATTTCGTTGATGGAAGACCAGAAAAATATTACCCAAATGGGCGGCACCATGCGGTTAGGGGCTTATCCTTGTGAACTAAAAAAGGGCAGCATTGCCCACAGCATCTACGGCGAACTGAAAATCAAGGAACGCCACCGCCACCGCTATGAGTTCAACAATGCCTATTTGGAAATGTTTCAGAAGGCAGGCATGATTCCTTCGGGTATCAATCCTGAGTCGCAGTTAGTGGAGATAGTGGAGCTTAAAAACCACCGTTATTTCATCGGGGTACAGTTCCACCCCGAACTGAAAAGCACAGTAGCACGTCCGCATCCGCTGTTTGTGCGCTTTGTGAAAGAAGCCATTCAGCATGTTACCGACGGGCATCACAGTTAA